A single region of the Plantactinospora soyae genome encodes:
- a CDS encoding ABC transporter substrate-binding protein has translation MASSRLRRTGTLALALIAATALVGGCGSDDGASSDALDAPGAEVLDSADGKTTVEFWHAMKGANAAAVDKLVADFNAQSGGKVEVKPVFQGSYDETIAKYKASVQQKSTPALVQVYDIGSRFMVDSQQVVPMHEFIAKDGFNTADIEPNIASYYSVEGKLWSMPFNSSTPLLYLNKEAFERVGLDPAKPPRTLAEIGDLAKRLTVKDSGGKTTQYGFGAAIYGWLLEQLLATDGKEYCDNGNGRDKLATKVQFDQATGVQVAQWWADLVRNGYATNTGRKTDDAQAAFKAGTVAMHLESTSVLRGYVDAAKGRFTVLTAPYPKATDASAGGPIIGGASLWINGVGHSAAEKRGAWEFVKFASGAAQQAQWHTGTGYVPINPKALEEQIDKDWVAQYPQFRTAVDQLHALPPSVASAGCLLGTMPQARKASEDGLEAAIVGAKPAEQAMKDAAASVQPEIDSYNKSVG, from the coding sequence ATGGCATCTTCGCGGTTACGCCGGACGGGTACGCTCGCCCTGGCCCTGATCGCCGCCACCGCCCTGGTCGGCGGGTGCGGCTCCGACGACGGCGCCTCGTCCGACGCCCTCGACGCGCCCGGCGCGGAGGTGCTCGACTCCGCCGACGGCAAGACGACCGTCGAGTTCTGGCACGCGATGAAGGGCGCGAACGCCGCCGCCGTCGACAAGCTGGTCGCCGACTTCAACGCCCAGAGCGGCGGCAAGGTCGAGGTCAAGCCGGTCTTCCAGGGCAGCTACGACGAGACGATCGCCAAGTACAAGGCGTCGGTGCAGCAGAAGAGCACCCCGGCGCTGGTCCAGGTCTACGACATCGGCAGCCGGTTCATGGTCGACTCCCAGCAGGTCGTCCCGATGCACGAGTTCATCGCCAAGGACGGCTTCAACACCGCCGACATCGAGCCGAACATCGCCAGCTACTACTCGGTCGAGGGCAAGCTCTGGTCGATGCCGTTCAACTCGTCCACGCCGCTGCTCTATCTGAACAAGGAGGCCTTCGAGCGGGTCGGCCTCGACCCGGCCAAGCCGCCGAGGACGCTCGCCGAGATCGGCGACCTGGCGAAGCGGCTGACCGTCAAGGACAGCGGCGGCAAGACCACCCAGTACGGCTTCGGCGCGGCCATCTACGGCTGGCTGCTGGAGCAGTTGCTCGCCACCGACGGCAAGGAGTACTGCGACAACGGCAACGGGCGCGACAAGCTGGCGACGAAGGTCCAGTTCGACCAGGCCACCGGCGTGCAGGTGGCGCAGTGGTGGGCGGACCTCGTCCGGAACGGGTACGCGACGAACACCGGTCGCAAGACCGACGACGCCCAGGCGGCGTTCAAGGCCGGTACGGTCGCGATGCACCTCGAGTCCACCAGCGTGCTGCGCGGGTACGTCGACGCCGCGAAGGGCAGGTTCACCGTTCTCACCGCGCCGTACCCGAAGGCGACCGACGCCTCCGCCGGTGGACCGATCATCGGTGGCGCCTCCCTCTGGATCAACGGCGTGGGTCACAGCGCCGCCGAGAAGCGGGGCGCCTGGGAGTTCGTGAAGTTCGCCTCCGGCGCGGCCCAGCAGGCGCAGTGGCACACCGGTACCGGCTACGTGCCGATCAACCCGAAGGCCCTGGAGGAGCAGATCGACAAGGACTGGGTCGCGCAGTACCCGCAGTTCCGTACGGCCGTCGACCAGTTGCACGCGCTGCCGCCGTCGGTCGCGTCCGCCGGCTGCCTGCTGGGCACGATGCCGCAGGCGCGTAAGGCGTCCGAGGACGGGTTGGAGGCGGCCATCGTCGGCGCCAAGCCGGCCGAGCAGGCGATGAAGGACGCGGCGGCGAGTGTCCAGCCGGAGATCGACAGCTACAACAAGTCGGTCGGCTGA
- a CDS encoding helix-turn-helix domain-containing protein → MSSKESQPAWQPFGHAVKKLIDQRGMNQKELAEALGWAESKVSNIINARTVPKDQDVAELGLQLGASGDLRAVHERCRRGPEAGGFTEDEARQIAKTLHPFLIRAEIRMSTLHRTAACLLGGAALMLLLPLFFPDAPAGLLATLLRIQEDAPVAAVFLGLAMVIVFGVPMWGFILIISDLIGFFFAGHRFDLGADDDSTAKNAVFNPRLGLPGMLAPSAEMPMSAYEKLATKRMDLLGVLLPADDEWRRRFDTRMQQIFRLDDRTPLGDESRLGYAFRLSVSAPRTLLEETAKIELSLAKHILLLRIGLMRFVKTLLLVPLTVIVVVLATSLIGSASADGPGGDSSRQLVELIVVFLFWGPMAVAAVGSPNRWIQRMSPGTGKVRQVYDDPRMVRFENGVVFLALISTILLWVAAVAFLVPDLARPYGMSLLVAVVGSLGLWVFTRIVWWRGYLLRTPRAFLTMLKIGAH, encoded by the coding sequence TTGTCCAGCAAGGAGTCCCAGCCGGCCTGGCAGCCGTTTGGTCATGCGGTGAAGAAGCTGATCGACCAGCGCGGTATGAACCAGAAGGAGCTCGCCGAGGCGCTCGGGTGGGCGGAGTCGAAGGTCTCCAACATCATCAATGCCCGAACGGTGCCCAAGGACCAGGACGTCGCCGAGCTCGGGCTCCAACTGGGAGCGAGCGGCGACCTGCGGGCGGTCCACGAGCGCTGCCGCCGAGGGCCGGAGGCGGGCGGCTTCACCGAGGACGAGGCGAGACAGATCGCCAAGACGCTGCACCCGTTTCTCATCCGTGCCGAGATCCGCATGTCGACGTTGCACCGTACCGCCGCCTGCCTGCTCGGCGGCGCCGCGCTCATGTTGCTCCTCCCGCTGTTCTTTCCGGACGCGCCCGCAGGCCTCCTGGCCACGCTGTTGCGGATCCAGGAGGATGCGCCGGTCGCCGCGGTCTTCCTCGGCCTTGCGATGGTGATCGTTTTCGGGGTGCCGATGTGGGGCTTCATCCTGATCATTTCGGATCTCATCGGCTTCTTCTTCGCCGGGCACCGGTTTGACCTCGGAGCCGACGACGACTCCACCGCGAAGAATGCCGTCTTCAATCCGCGCCTCGGCCTGCCGGGCATGCTGGCGCCGTCGGCGGAGATGCCGATGTCGGCCTACGAGAAGCTCGCTACCAAGCGGATGGACCTGCTCGGCGTCCTGCTACCGGCGGACGACGAATGGCGCCGCCGCTTCGACACCCGCATGCAGCAGATCTTTCGGCTGGACGACCGGACGCCGTTGGGCGACGAAAGTCGTCTCGGGTACGCCTTCCGCCTCTCGGTGAGCGCGCCGCGTACCCTCCTTGAGGAGACCGCCAAGATCGAGCTGTCACTTGCCAAGCACATCCTGCTGCTCCGCATCGGGCTCATGCGGTTCGTCAAGACCCTCCTTCTGGTACCGCTGACCGTGATCGTGGTCGTCCTCGCCACGTCGCTGATCGGAAGCGCGTCGGCAGACGGACCCGGTGGCGATTCGTCCCGACAACTCGTGGAGCTGATCGTCGTGTTCCTCTTCTGGGGACCGATGGCCGTGGCGGCCGTCGGTTCGCCCAACCGGTGGATCCAGCGGATGTCGCCCGGCACCGGGAAGGTCCGGCAGGTGTACGACGATCCGCGGATGGTCCGCTTCGAGAACGGGGTCGTGTTCCTCGCCCTCATCAGCACCATCCTGCTGTGGGTCGCGGCCGTGGCGTTTCTCGTACCGGACCTCGCGCGGCCGTACGGGATGTCCTTGCTCGTCGCCGTCGTCGGATCGCTCGGGCTCTGGGTCTTCACCCGCATTGTGTGGTGGCGGGGATACCTTCTCCGGACACCTCGGGCGTTCCTGACCATGCTGAAGATCGGGGCACACTGA
- a CDS encoding carbohydrate ABC transporter permease produces MLLLPSVVVFALFIFWPLARTFYLSTHGNDIFGAPSSYVGVDHYTEMLTGEFGRILGTTALFTLISVLPAVLGALVVVLLLEARLRGVRLLRTAFALPFAFSVATASVVFAVIYNPAIGIANGLLGAVGIDRVNWLTDPSIALPAVGLATVWMNLGYNVLVLSAGVAAIPPEVIEAARLDGATGWRLATGITIPLLSPQLFFLVVVSTIHALQSFGQIHILTKGGPDDATTTLVYSIYERAFAFGSSDFGGASAQAVVLLVIMLICTAVQFGVLERRVHYR; encoded by the coding sequence TTGCTGCTGCTGCCCTCGGTGGTGGTGTTCGCCCTGTTCATCTTCTGGCCGCTAGCCCGCACCTTCTATCTGTCCACCCACGGCAACGACATCTTCGGGGCGCCGAGCAGCTACGTCGGCGTCGACCACTACACCGAGATGTTGACCGGTGAGTTCGGCAGGATCCTCGGCACCACCGCACTGTTCACGCTGATCAGCGTGCTGCCCGCCGTGCTCGGCGCGCTCGTGGTGGTGCTGCTGCTGGAGGCGAGGCTGCGGGGCGTACGGCTGCTGCGTACCGCCTTCGCCCTGCCGTTCGCGTTCTCCGTGGCCACCGCGTCGGTGGTCTTCGCGGTCATCTACAACCCGGCGATCGGGATCGCGAACGGGCTGCTCGGAGCGGTCGGAATCGACCGGGTCAACTGGCTCACCGACCCCTCGATCGCGCTGCCCGCCGTCGGCCTGGCCACGGTCTGGATGAACCTCGGCTACAACGTCCTGGTGCTCTCCGCCGGAGTGGCGGCCATCCCGCCCGAGGTGATCGAGGCGGCCCGGCTCGACGGTGCCACCGGGTGGCGACTGGCCACCGGCATCACCATCCCGCTGCTCTCGCCGCAGCTGTTCTTCCTCGTCGTGGTCTCCACCATCCACGCGTTGCAGAGCTTCGGTCAGATCCACATCCTGACCAAGGGAGGCCCGGACGACGCGACCACCACGCTGGTCTACTCGATCTACGAGCGGGCCTTCGCCTTCGGTTCGTCGGACTTCGGCGGAGCGAGCGCCCAGGCGGTGGTGCTACTGGTGATCATGCTGATCTGTACGGCGGTCCAGTTCGGCGTCCTGGAACGGCGGGTGCACTACCGTTGA
- a CDS encoding cytochrome P450: MTTTTPTLPFEQPNPMAPPPAHAELRETAPVTRVLTPDGQHAWLVTSYALVSRVLADPRIGVAPAGTPLAGNDTLFQDGPAHGRLRRLVAKVFTARRIATLRPAVERHAAERVAALAATGPPADLVDLLAAPLSITVIGELLGIAAEEREPFRRWADAAFMVNTTGPDGGFDPAAMEQAWRGLYAYVGELIAAKRGALADDLLSDLIAVRDSDDGRLDDGELVGMAATLVSAGYLSSSNAISVGAIQLVTSGRLPDLAADPGRVEAYVEELLRRQAGLTGEAMPRWAHEEVDLDGVRVEAGDMVLVRLSAANRDPVRFADPDRFDPDRRPNPHLAFGHGVHHCLGAALARIEVGAALLALSRELPDLRLARPVEEIRWSEGQVDVGPVAVPVTW; this comes from the coding sequence ATGACGACCACCACCCCGACACTGCCGTTCGAGCAGCCGAATCCGATGGCACCGCCACCGGCGCACGCCGAACTGCGCGAGACCGCGCCGGTGACCCGGGTACTGACCCCCGACGGGCAGCACGCCTGGCTCGTCACGTCGTACGCCCTGGTCAGCCGGGTACTCGCCGACCCGCGCATCGGCGTCGCCCCGGCCGGTACGCCGCTTGCCGGCAACGACACCCTGTTCCAGGACGGCCCCGCACACGGCCGGCTGCGCCGACTGGTCGCGAAGGTCTTCACCGCCCGGCGGATCGCCACCCTGCGACCGGCCGTCGAACGGCACGCCGCCGAACGCGTCGCGGCCCTCGCCGCCACCGGCCCGCCGGCCGACCTCGTCGACCTCCTCGCCGCACCCCTGTCGATCACCGTGATCGGGGAGCTGCTCGGCATCGCCGCCGAGGAGCGCGAGCCCTTCCGGCGCTGGGCCGACGCCGCGTTCATGGTGAACACCACCGGCCCGGACGGCGGATTCGACCCGGCCGCGATGGAACAGGCCTGGCGAGGGCTCTACGCGTACGTGGGTGAGCTGATCGCCGCCAAGCGAGGCGCACTCGCCGACGACCTGCTCAGCGACCTGATCGCGGTACGCGACAGCGACGACGGGCGGTTGGACGACGGCGAACTCGTCGGGATGGCCGCCACCCTCGTCTCCGCCGGCTACCTCAGTTCCAGCAACGCGATCTCGGTCGGCGCGATCCAGCTCGTCACCAGCGGCCGGCTGCCGGACCTCGCCGCCGACCCGGGACGCGTCGAGGCGTACGTCGAGGAACTGCTCCGCCGGCAGGCCGGGCTCACCGGCGAGGCCATGCCGCGCTGGGCCCACGAGGAGGTCGACCTGGACGGGGTACGCGTCGAGGCCGGCGACATGGTCCTGGTCCGGCTCTCCGCCGCGAACCGTGACCCGGTCCGGTTCGCCGACCCGGACCGGTTCGACCCCGACCGGCGGCCCAACCCCCACCTCGCGTTCGGACACGGTGTCCACCACTGTCTCGGTGCCGCGCTCGCCCGGATCGAGGTCGGCGCCGCCCTGCTCGCCCTGTCCCGGGAGTTGCCCGACCTGCGGCTCGCCCGGCCGGTTGAGGAGATCCGGTGGAGCGAGGGCCAGGTGGACGTCGGACCGGTCGCGGTGCCGGTCACCTGGTAA
- a CDS encoding PucR family transcriptional regulator — protein sequence MHAELQRIVDAVATRVGRPALIEDRRQRVVVYSEHTGLMDDVRRTSILRRHTTPEVISWFRDAGIMKARDPIRTPACPELDLLPRLCVPIFHHDLLLGFVWFIDADGGMTDTDIEVVTRATGELSLALYRENLLGELASQREAEAARTLLVDSAETRNEVVRSLLADGVVASDRPATALVAQLVPTRGQVLDEVARIALEQVLVATRRWIGVREALHLIRHDQGVLLICGGQVAGRPSTEAAAKYLSEALHNATRNLTSVARVVVGVGEPRPRLADAVHSYDEALQSARVAVQLPALGRIISWANLGIYRMLSRMDDQHLDLAGVHPGLERLLREDANQVLLETLETYLDLAGNAHATAEQLRLHRTTLYYRLHRVEQLAETDLKDGNERLCLHLALKLGRLTGHYRPGH from the coding sequence CGGGTCGGCCGGCCGGCCCTGATCGAGGACCGTCGGCAGCGGGTGGTCGTCTACAGCGAGCACACCGGGCTGATGGACGACGTACGCCGGACCTCGATCCTGCGTCGGCACACGACGCCGGAGGTCATCTCGTGGTTCCGCGACGCGGGCATCATGAAGGCGCGCGACCCGATCCGCACGCCGGCCTGCCCGGAGCTGGATCTGCTGCCCCGGCTCTGTGTGCCGATCTTCCACCACGACCTGCTGCTCGGCTTCGTCTGGTTCATCGACGCCGACGGCGGTATGACGGACACCGACATCGAGGTCGTCACCCGGGCGACCGGGGAGCTGTCGCTGGCGCTCTACCGGGAGAACCTGCTCGGGGAACTGGCCTCGCAACGCGAGGCGGAGGCGGCCCGGACCCTGCTGGTCGACAGCGCGGAGACCCGCAACGAGGTGGTCCGCTCACTGCTCGCCGACGGTGTGGTGGCGAGCGACCGGCCGGCTACGGCACTGGTGGCCCAGCTCGTTCCGACCCGGGGGCAGGTGCTGGACGAGGTCGCCCGGATCGCGCTGGAGCAGGTGCTGGTGGCGACCCGGCGGTGGATCGGCGTACGGGAGGCACTGCATCTGATCCGCCACGACCAGGGTGTACTGCTGATCTGCGGCGGCCAGGTCGCCGGGCGCCCGTCCACCGAGGCCGCCGCCAAGTATCTGAGCGAGGCGCTGCACAACGCGACCCGGAACCTGACCTCGGTGGCCCGGGTGGTGGTCGGCGTCGGCGAGCCCCGGCCCCGGCTCGCGGACGCCGTGCACTCCTACGACGAGGCGCTCCAGTCCGCCCGGGTGGCGGTGCAGCTGCCCGCGCTGGGCCGGATCATCTCGTGGGCGAACCTCGGGATCTACCGGATGCTGTCCCGGATGGACGACCAGCACCTCGACCTGGCCGGGGTCCATCCGGGCCTGGAGCGGCTGCTCCGCGAGGACGCCAACCAGGTGCTGCTGGAGACCCTGGAGACGTACCTGGACCTGGCCGGGAACGCGCACGCCACCGCAGAGCAGTTGCGGCTGCACCGGACCACGCTCTACTACCGGCTGCACCGGGTGGAGCAACTCGCCGAGACCGACCTCAAGGACGGCAACGAACGGCTCTGCCTGCACCTGGCGTTGAAGCTGGGTCGCCTCACCGGGCACTACCGGCCGGGACACTGA
- a CDS encoding carbohydrate ABC transporter permease — protein MRRPQAGRVVVYVVLGLALIPVLFPVYYAFAGAVMGPGDLASYPPSLVPSALRWENFGDVFRSVPLGRFYVNSAVQAGVITLAQVVTSILAAYAFAFLRMPAKAATFGLFLATLMVPWEAIIIPNYLAISDWGLTRGGLTYLGLVLPFLASAFGTFLLRQAFLQFPAELRDAAVIDGCGHWRLLWRVIVPLSKPSIAAVGVYVFLSAWNQYFWPLILIRDADYQTLQIGISQLNDAEAAQPGLVLAGVALSLLPTLAVVLFGQRYIVRGLTAGALR, from the coding sequence ATGAGACGACCACAGGCGGGCCGGGTCGTCGTCTACGTCGTACTCGGGCTGGCCCTGATCCCGGTGCTGTTCCCGGTCTACTACGCCTTCGCCGGTGCGGTGATGGGCCCGGGTGACCTGGCCAGCTATCCGCCGTCGCTGGTGCCGAGCGCGCTGCGCTGGGAGAACTTCGGCGACGTGTTCCGGTCCGTGCCGCTGGGCCGGTTCTACGTCAACTCCGCCGTCCAGGCCGGCGTGATCACCCTCGCCCAGGTGGTGACCAGCATCCTCGCCGCGTACGCCTTCGCGTTCCTCCGGATGCCGGCGAAGGCGGCGACCTTCGGTCTCTTCCTGGCCACCCTGATGGTGCCGTGGGAAGCCATCATCATCCCCAACTACCTGGCCATCTCCGACTGGGGACTGACCCGGGGCGGGCTGACCTATCTCGGGCTGGTCCTGCCGTTCCTCGCCTCGGCGTTCGGCACCTTCCTGCTGCGCCAGGCGTTCCTCCAGTTCCCGGCGGAGTTGCGGGACGCGGCGGTGATCGACGGCTGTGGCCACTGGCGGCTGCTGTGGCGGGTGATCGTGCCGCTGTCCAAGCCGTCGATCGCCGCGGTCGGGGTCTACGTCTTCCTCTCCGCGTGGAACCAGTACTTCTGGCCGCTGATCCTGATCCGGGATGCCGACTACCAGACCCTGCAGATCGGAATCTCGCAGCTCAACGACGCCGAGGCGGCCCAACCGGGTCTCGTGCTGGCCGGCGTCGCCCTCTCGCTGCTGCCCACCCTCGCCGTCGTGCTCTTCGGCCAGCGGTACATCGTCCGTGGACTCACGGCGGGGGCACTGCGGTGA
- a CDS encoding RNA-guided endonuclease InsQ/TnpB family protein: MSRTVKRAFRYRFYPTEAQAAELSCTFGCVRRVYNLALQARTEAWVLRRERISYNATSAMLTGWKRTEELAFLNEVSSVPLQQALRHLQGAFVNFFAKRARYPSFKSRKRSRKSAEYTTSGFRCRDGRLTLAKMAEPLDIVWSRPLPEGASPSTVTVSQDAAGRWFVSLLCDDVIEPVPAVNTAVGVDAGLDSLLTLSTGEKVTNPRHERADGSALARAQRQLARKEKGSVNRARARLRVARIHARITDRRRDHLHKLTTRLVRDNQTIVIEDLTVRNMVKNHALARAISDAAWRQFRTMLEYKADWYGRDLVVVDRWFPSSKLCSTCGVLAQRMPLDVRTWTCRCGAVHDRDVNAARNILAEGLSVTACGAGVRPQRADARTRQSASKQETPRATKGIPAH, encoded by the coding sequence GTGTCCAGGACCGTGAAGCGGGCGTTCAGGTACCGTTTCTACCCGACCGAGGCGCAGGCAGCGGAGCTGTCGTGTACGTTCGGGTGCGTCCGGAGGGTCTACAACCTGGCGCTGCAGGCCCGTACCGAGGCGTGGGTCCTGCGGCGGGAACGGATCAGCTACAACGCGACCAGTGCGATGCTCACCGGGTGGAAGAGGACCGAGGAACTGGCGTTCCTCAACGAGGTGTCGTCGGTGCCGTTGCAGCAGGCGCTGCGGCACCTGCAAGGGGCGTTCGTCAACTTCTTCGCCAAGCGGGCCCGGTACCCGAGTTTCAAGTCCAGGAAGAGGTCGCGGAAGTCGGCGGAGTACACCACCAGCGGGTTCCGTTGCCGCGATGGCCGGCTGACTCTGGCGAAGATGGCCGAGCCGTTGGACATCGTGTGGTCGCGGCCGTTGCCTGAGGGTGCGTCGCCGTCCACGGTGACGGTGTCGCAGGACGCGGCCGGACGCTGGTTCGTGTCCCTGCTCTGCGACGATGTGATCGAACCGGTCCCGGCCGTCAACACGGCTGTTGGGGTGGACGCCGGGCTTGACAGCCTGCTGACGTTGAGTACCGGTGAGAAGGTCACCAACCCGCGCCACGAACGCGCCGACGGGTCCGCTCTGGCCCGCGCCCAGCGTCAACTCGCACGTAAGGAGAAGGGGTCGGTGAATCGGGCCAGGGCCCGGTTGAGGGTGGCCCGGATCCACGCGCGGATCACCGACCGGCGTCGGGACCACCTGCACAAACTGACCACTCGACTCGTTCGTGACAACCAAACGATCGTGATCGAGGACCTGACCGTCCGTAACATGGTGAAAAACCACGCGCTGGCCCGTGCGATCAGCGACGCGGCCTGGCGGCAGTTCCGCACCATGCTCGAATACAAAGCCGACTGGTACGGCCGGGACCTGGTCGTCGTGGACCGTTGGTTCCCGTCGTCGAAGCTGTGCTCGACGTGTGGTGTTCTCGCGCAGCGGATGCCGCTGGACGTGCGGACGTGGACCTGCCGATGCGGCGCCGTCCACGACCGCGACGTCAACGCGGCCCGCAACATTCTGGCGGAGGGGCTCTCCGTCACGGCCTGTGGAGCCGGTGTAAGACCTCAACGGGCGGACGCCCGGACGAGGCAGTCGGCGTCGAAGCAGGAAACCCCAAGGGCGACCAAGGGAATCCCCGCCCATTAG